In one Pseudoliparis swirei isolate HS2019 ecotype Mariana Trench chromosome 23, NWPU_hadal_v1, whole genome shotgun sequence genomic region, the following are encoded:
- the gpatch8 gene encoding G patch domain-containing protein 8 isoform X3, with amino-acid sequence MTHQRCSRCPKTCTKAVCSASNGAPCTPCLPLFTCTPTHPPHLCIFRPPRGLVMDNIGHRLLQKHGWKLGQGLGKSMQGRTDPVPITLKYDVMGMGRMEMELDYAEDATEKRRVLEVEKEDTEELRQKYKDQMEKEEAIAKALEDLRANFYCELCDKQYTKHQEFDNHINSYDHAHKQRLKELKQREFARNVSSRTRKGGKKHEKMLRRLHELAEQRKQQDRTPGSGPMFKPTTVAIDDEMPEDGDLTPENTAFTDGVLDGAFADKIEEISPKPAPTVSFSLGKNSATSPTPSAASKVSVSFSFAKKAPVKLETVAAAFADHGEEAVEAEESQQGGEKAGGGQEETSGSSTNSPKEGSGGGEEGEAAVVEEVAQPPDDGASLASTLNKLKMMMKKEEGYAGQEPEYYHYIPPAHCRVKPRFQFLLFMKATDQCSTKDEEDKVQEKDEEDDEEEEEEKKDEGSPEQTEPDVKECETEKEQDEVPPSPEPEPAPPSPAVKTEEASAAEAEAAPIVPSSPKRKAESAQDPLDSNSGPKIPTGPFFPVLSKDERTTLQWPSELLEFTRAPPSLSYSCNPLYFDFKLSRNKGARGGGKAAKSSKPGEESDDKRRESTADVEKTSKPGGADKDKPAPAGGEPGQPEGEEQKLATGAKKKKKKKKKHKKSAKSSKRKGKDKGAKEEAEGETEATQEKPKKKKKHKRKKSKNKAPDPEEATGGEKEKEKPKSEDKAVASSVTLAPAGGGATGNAGAESRKRKRATKEAPCKSGAEEGGAGKGADKAASSEERGGSKRQKTDSGAPQSASCSTSAQKSPGPGRPPSSESEEEGGATAQRSRRHRSSPREPRRRRSEESRRSCSRSSRREERRGSSHRRRRGGHASRSRSYSSSSERSSSAYSRSYSSSYSDDSKEGRRRRRRSKRSSDSEYERRGSRGRRRSGRRRSSSSSSEEESRSRSRSYGRRKGRRRRRRSSSRSSSSWSRSTSARSWRRSYSRSSSSSTKGSSRRRAPKARVDAEAQRRDFNRSCIYRSQSPRSSSSRGPSRGAGSQSLRFGGSRDAGEQKNSLTARQLLEKVQSKKRSDDSTAGTKSGMKIKDPPQGYFGPKLPPAPGSRAALPLFGKLQAGKRPMIPLTRPAEGERSGAGKCAEPEVILVEAIREFPPPPPPPAPPVQKAEEAPAMAAAAPEEETPRPAAEAQPLPEAQPPFDRDPSAMAPQYRDEAGQDPAMDSLVTEMQPMHAYPAYPPPGMEEDGLEAEEGGLAPLESQPITFTPEEMEKYSKLQQAAQQHIQQQLMAKQVKTFPSAAAMLPAPPPPTMQQIHIQQPAMTMGSGTSLTTMQHAILQHHAAAMGLHPGHHPHPAHAQLAQVHHIPQHHLTPISLSPLGHSLGHSLGHTLGHSLGHSLSHSLGHSLGHSLGHSLGHAGLIPAHHTAFLAGQPIHIIPASALHHTPLALHHVPHALYPTLFAQRPSQAAAAAALQLHPLLHPIFSGQDLQHPPNHGS; translated from the exons ATGACGCACCAGAGATGCTCGAGGTGTCCAAAAACCTGCACAAAAGCCGTTTGTAGCGCATCGAATGGGGCTCCATGCACACcgtgtctccctctcttcacctGCACACCCACACATCCCCCTCACTTGTGCATTTTCCGTCCACCCCGGGGCCTTGTAATG GATAACATCGGACACCGGCTGCTTCAGAAACATGGCTGGAAGTTGGGGCAAGGTCTTGGCAAAAGCATGCAGG GACGCACCGACCCCGTGCCCATCACCCTCAAATATGACGTCATGGGGATGGGACGGATGGAGATGGAG ctggacTATGCAGAGGACGCCACCGAGAAGAGAAGAGTGCTCGAAGTGGAGAAGGAGGACACGGAAGAACTGCGGCAGAAATACAAG GACCAGATGGAAAAGGAGGAGGCCATCGCGAAGGCTCTGGAAGACCTGAGAGCCAATTTCTACTGTGAGCTCTGTGACAAGCAGTACACCAAGCACCAGGAGTTTGACAACCACATCAACTCGTACGACCACGCTCACAAGCAG CGGCTCAAAGAGCTCAAGCAGAGGGAGTTTGCTCGTAACGTCTCGTCGCGAACACGCAAAGGTGGGAAGAAGCACGAAAAGATGCTGCGGCGGTTGCACGAGCTGGCCGAGCAGAGGAAACAACAGGACCG CACTCCAGGGAGCGGGCCCATGTTCAAACCCACGACGGTGGCCATCGACGACGAGATGCCGGAAGACGGCGACCTGACGCCGGAGAACACGGCGTTCACGGACGGCGTCCTGGACGGAGCGTTTGCAGATAAAATTGAGGAAATTTCCCCGAAGCCGGCGCCGACCGTCAGCTTCTCGCTGGGGAAGAACAGCGCCACCTCCCCGACGCCGAGCGCAGCGTCCAAAGTCAGCGTGTCCTTCTCGTTCGCCAAGAAGGCCCCCGTGAAGCTGGAGACGGTCGCGGCGGCGTTCGCGGATCACGGCGAGGAAGCCGTGGAGGCCGAGGAGAGCCagcagggaggagagaaggccggaggagggcaggaggagacGTCGGGCAGCAGCACAAACAGCCCGAAGGAAGGAtccggaggaggggaggaaggagaggccgCCGTCGTGGAGGAAGTGGCGCAGCCGCCTGACGACGGAGCCTCTCTAGCCTCCACGCTCAACAaactgaagatgatgatgaagaaagaGGAAGGCTACGCCGGACAGGAGCCGGAGTACTATCACTACATCCCTCCGGCTCACTGCCGGGTGAAGCCTCGCTTCCAGTTTCTGCTGTTCATGAAGGCCACCGATCAGTGTTCGACCAAAGATGAGGAAGACAAGGTGCAGgagaaggacgaggaggacgacgaagaggaggaggaagagaagaaggacgAAGGTAGTCCCGAACAGACGGAGCCCGACGTCAAAGAGTGCGAGACTGAAAAAGAGCAAGATGAGGTCCCTCCGTCCCCGGAGCCCGAGCCGGCTCCTCCGTCGCCCGCGGTCAAGACGGAGGAGGCGTCTGCGGCGGAGGCGGAAGCGGCTCCCATCGTTCCCAGTTCCCCGAAACGGAAAGCCGAGAGCGCGCAGGATCCTCTGGATTCCAACTCGGGCCCTAAAATCCCCACCGGGCCCTTCTTCCCGGTGCTGAGTAAAGACGAGAGAACGACCCTGCAGTGGCCCTCCGAGCTCCTGGAGTTCACCAGAGCCCCGCCGTCGCTGTCCTACAGCTGCAACCCGCTCTACTTCGACTTCAAGCTGTCCCGCAACAAAGGGGCGCGCGGCGGCGGGAAGGCGGCGAAGTCCTCGAAGCCCGGGGAGGAATCCGACGACAAGAGGAGAGAGTCGACGGCCGACGTAGAGAAGACGAGTAAACCGGGCGGCGCCGACAAAGACAAGCCGGCGCCGGCGGGGGGGGAGCCCGGCCAACCggaaggagaggagcagaagcTGGCGACCGgcgccaagaagaagaagaagaagaagaagaagcacaagaagTCCGCAAAGAGCTCGAAGCGCAAAGGAAAAGACAAGGGAGCgaaagaggaggcggagggcgAGACGGAGGCCACGCAGGAGaagccgaagaagaagaagaaacacaaacgGAAGAAGAGCAAAAACAAGGCTCCGGATCCAGAGGAGGCGACGGgtggggagaaggagaaggagaaaccaAAGTCGGAGGATAAAGCCGTCGCCTCCTCTGTTACGCTGGCACCCGCAGGGGGAGGGGCTACGGGAAATGCAGGAGCCGAGTCGAGGAAGAGGAAACGCGCCACGAAGGAAGCGCCTTGCAAGTCCGGAGCGGAGGAAGGAGGCGCCGGGAAAGGCGCCGACAAGGCCGCCTCCTCCGAGGAGCGCGGCGGCTCCAAGCGGCAGAAGACGGACTCCGGCGCCCCTCAGAGcgcctcctgctccacctcggCCCAGAAGAGCCCCGGTCCGGGTCGGCCGCCCAGCAgcgagagcgaggaggagggcggcgccACCGCCCAGCGCTCGCGGCGCCACAGGTCGAGTCCCCGGGAGCCGCGGCGCCGCCGCAGCGAGGAGTCTCGTCGGTCCTGCAGCCGCTCCTCCAGGCGGGAGGAGCGTCGCGGCAGCAGCCACCGGCGCCGCCGCGGAGGCCACGCCTCCCGCAGCCGCTCGTACTCCAGCAGCTCGGagcgctcctcctccgcctaCAGCCGCAGCTACTCGTCCAGCTACAGCGACGACAGCAAggaggggcggcggcggcgccggcgcTCCAAGCGCTCGTCGGACTCCGAGTACGAGCGGCGGGGGAGCCGGGGGCGGCGGCGCTCCGGGAGGCGCCGgtcctcgtcgtcctcctcggaggaggagtcGCGCTCTCGCTCGCGCAGCTACGGCCGCAGGAAGGGgcgccggcggcggcgccgcAGCAGCTCCAGGAGCTCGAGCAGCTGGAGCCGCAGCACCAGCGCCCgatcctggaggcggagctacagccgcagctcctccagctccaccaaGGGCTCCTCTCGCCGGCGGGCCCCGAAGGCCCGGGTGGATGCGGAGGCGCAGCGCCGAGACTTCAACCGCTCGTGCATCTACCGCTCCCAGTCGCCGCGCTCGTCTTCGTCGCGGGGCCCGAGCCGCGGCGCCGGCTCGCAGTCGCTGAGGTTCGGGGGCTCGCGGGACGCCGGCGAGCAGAAAAACAGCCTCACCGCACGCCAGCTGCTGGAGAAGGTCCAGTCAAAGAAAAGATCGGACGATTCCACCGCGGGAACTAAATCCGGGATGAAGATCAAAGACCCGCCGCAGGGGTACTTCGGCCCCAAGCTGCCGCCGGCCCCCGGGAGCCGAGCCGCGCTGCCGCTGTTCGGGAAGCTGCAGGCCGGCAAGAGGCCGATGATCCCGCTCACCAGGCCCGCCGAGGGGGAGCGGTCAGGGGCGGGGAAGTGCGCCGAGCCGGAGGTCATCCTGGTGGAGGCCATCCGGgagttccccccccctcctcctccgccggccCCGCCGGTGCAGAAGGCGGAGGAGGCCCCggcgatggcggcggcggcgccggaggaggagacgccgcGCCCCGCCGCCGAGGCCCAGCCGCTCCCGGAGGCCCAGCCGCCGTTCGACCGGGACCCGTCCGCGATGGCGCCCCAGTACCGAGACGAAGCGGGTCAGGACCCCGCGATGGACTCCCTCGTGACGGAGATGCAGCCGATGCACGCCTACCCGGCGTACCCGCCGCCCGGCATGGAGGAGGACGgcctggaggcggaggagggcggCCTGGCGCCGCTGGAGAGTCAGCCCATCACCTTCACGccggaggagatggagaagtaCAGCAAGCTGCAGCAGGCGGCGCAGCAGCAcatccagcagcagctcatGGCCAAGCAGGTCAAGACGTTTCCCTCGGCCGCCGCCATGCTGCCGGCTCCGCCTCCCCCCACCATGCAGCAGATCCACATCCAGCAGCCCGCCATGACCATGGGCTCCGGCACGTCCCTCACCACCATGCAGCACGCCATCCTGCAGCACCACGCCGCCGCCATGGGACTCCACCCGGGCCACCACCCCCACCCGGCGCACGCCCAGTTGGCCCAGGTGCACCACATTCCCCAGCACCACCTCACCCCcatctccctgtctcctctggGCCACTCCCTAGGCCACTCCCTAGGACACACTCTAGGTCACTCTCTAGGTCactccctgagccactccctaGGTCACTCCCTAGGTCACTCTCTGGGTCACTCGCTCGGACACGCCGGGCTGATTCCCGCCCACCACACGGCCTTCCTCGCCGGTCAGCCTATCCACATCATCCCGGCGTCCGCTCTTCATCACACGCCCTTAGCGCTCCATCATGTTCCTCACGCCCTCTACCCCACACTTTTCGCACAACGTCCCTCGCAGGCCGCGGCGGCGGCCGCTCTCCAGCTCCACCCGCTGCTCCACCCCATCTTCTCGGGGCAGGACCTCCAGCACCCACCCAACCACGGCTCTTGA
- the gpatch8 gene encoding G patch domain-containing protein 8 isoform X2: MCTWLVTRPAMTHQRCSRCPKTCTKAVCSASNGAPCTPCLPLFTCTPTHPPHLCIFRPPRGLVMDNIGHRLLQKHGWKLGQGLGKSMQGRTDPVPITLKYDVMGMGRMEMELDYAEDATEKRRVLEVEKEDTEELRQKYKDQMEKEEAIAKALEDLRANFYCELCDKQYTKHQEFDNHINSYDHAHKQRLKELKQREFARNVSSRTRKGGKKHEKMLRRLHELAEQRKQQDRTPGSGPMFKPTTVAIDDEMPEDGDLTPENTAFTDGVLDGAFADKIEEISPKPAPTVSFSLGKNSATSPTPSAASKVSVSFSFAKKAPVKLETVAAAFADHGEEAVEAEESQQGGEKAGGGQEETSGSSTNSPKEGSGGGEEGEAAVVEEVAQPPDDGASLASTLNKLKMMMKKEEGYAGQEPEYYHYIPPAHCRVKPRFQFLLFMKATDQCSTKDEEDKVQEKDEEDDEEEEEEKKDEGSPEQTEPDVKECETEKEQDEVPPSPEPEPAPPSPAVKTEEASAAEAEAAPIVPSSPKRKAESAQDPLDSNSGPKIPTGPFFPVLSKDERTTLQWPSELLEFTRAPPSLSYSCNPLYFDFKLSRNKGARGGGKAAKSSKPGEESDDKRRESTADVEKTSKPGGADKDKPAPAGGEPGQPEGEEQKLATGAKKKKKKKKKHKKSAKSSKRKGKDKGAKEEAEGETEATQEKPKKKKKHKRKKSKNKAPDPEEATGGEKEKEKPKSEDKAVASSVTLAPAGGGATGNAGAESRKRKRATKEAPCKSGAEEGGAGKGADKAASSEERGGSKRQKTDSGAPQSASCSTSAQKSPGPGRPPSSESEEEGGATAQRSRRHRSSPREPRRRRSEESRRSCSRSSRREERRGSSHRRRRGGHASRSRSYSSSSERSSSAYSRSYSSSYSDDSKEGRRRRRRSKRSSDSEYERRGSRGRRRSGRRRSSSSSSEEESRSRSRSYGRRKGRRRRRRSSSRSSSSWSRSTSARSWRRSYSRSSSSSTKGSSRRRAPKARVDAEAQRRDFNRSCIYRSQSPRSSSSRGPSRGAGSQSLRFGGSRDAGEQKNSLTARQLLEKVQSKKRSDDSTAGTKSGMKIKDPPQGYFGPKLPPAPGSRAALPLFGKLQAGKRPMIPLTRPAEGERSGAGKCAEPEVILVEAIREFPPPPPPPAPPVQKAEEAPAMAAAAPEEETPRPAAEAQPLPEAQPPFDRDPSAMAPQYRDEAGQDPAMDSLVTEMQPMHAYPAYPPPGMEEDGLEAEEGGLAPLESQPITFTPEEMEKYSKLQQAAQQHIQQQLMAKQVKTFPSAAAMLPAPPPPTMQQIHIQQPAMTMGSGTSLTTMQHAILQHHAAAMGLHPGHHPHPAHAQLAQVHHIPQHHLTPISLSPLGHSLGHSLGHTLGHSLGHSLSHSLGHSLGHSLGHSLGHAGLIPAHHTAFLAGQPIHIIPASALHHTPLALHHVPHALYPTLFAQRPSQAAAAAALQLHPLLHPIFSGQDLQHPPNHGS, encoded by the exons ATGTGCACATGGTTGGTGACCAGGCCGGCGATGACGCACCAGAGATGCTCGAGGTGTCCAAAAACCTGCACAAAAGCCGTTTGTAGCGCATCGAATGGGGCTCCATGCACACcgtgtctccctctcttcacctGCACACCCACACATCCCCCTCACTTGTGCATTTTCCGTCCACCCCGGGGCCTTGTAATG GATAACATCGGACACCGGCTGCTTCAGAAACATGGCTGGAAGTTGGGGCAAGGTCTTGGCAAAAGCATGCAGG GACGCACCGACCCCGTGCCCATCACCCTCAAATATGACGTCATGGGGATGGGACGGATGGAGATGGAG ctggacTATGCAGAGGACGCCACCGAGAAGAGAAGAGTGCTCGAAGTGGAGAAGGAGGACACGGAAGAACTGCGGCAGAAATACAAG GACCAGATGGAAAAGGAGGAGGCCATCGCGAAGGCTCTGGAAGACCTGAGAGCCAATTTCTACTGTGAGCTCTGTGACAAGCAGTACACCAAGCACCAGGAGTTTGACAACCACATCAACTCGTACGACCACGCTCACAAGCAG CGGCTCAAAGAGCTCAAGCAGAGGGAGTTTGCTCGTAACGTCTCGTCGCGAACACGCAAAGGTGGGAAGAAGCACGAAAAGATGCTGCGGCGGTTGCACGAGCTGGCCGAGCAGAGGAAACAACAGGACCG CACTCCAGGGAGCGGGCCCATGTTCAAACCCACGACGGTGGCCATCGACGACGAGATGCCGGAAGACGGCGACCTGACGCCGGAGAACACGGCGTTCACGGACGGCGTCCTGGACGGAGCGTTTGCAGATAAAATTGAGGAAATTTCCCCGAAGCCGGCGCCGACCGTCAGCTTCTCGCTGGGGAAGAACAGCGCCACCTCCCCGACGCCGAGCGCAGCGTCCAAAGTCAGCGTGTCCTTCTCGTTCGCCAAGAAGGCCCCCGTGAAGCTGGAGACGGTCGCGGCGGCGTTCGCGGATCACGGCGAGGAAGCCGTGGAGGCCGAGGAGAGCCagcagggaggagagaaggccggaggagggcaggaggagacGTCGGGCAGCAGCACAAACAGCCCGAAGGAAGGAtccggaggaggggaggaaggagaggccgCCGTCGTGGAGGAAGTGGCGCAGCCGCCTGACGACGGAGCCTCTCTAGCCTCCACGCTCAACAaactgaagatgatgatgaagaaagaGGAAGGCTACGCCGGACAGGAGCCGGAGTACTATCACTACATCCCTCCGGCTCACTGCCGGGTGAAGCCTCGCTTCCAGTTTCTGCTGTTCATGAAGGCCACCGATCAGTGTTCGACCAAAGATGAGGAAGACAAGGTGCAGgagaaggacgaggaggacgacgaagaggaggaggaagagaagaaggacgAAGGTAGTCCCGAACAGACGGAGCCCGACGTCAAAGAGTGCGAGACTGAAAAAGAGCAAGATGAGGTCCCTCCGTCCCCGGAGCCCGAGCCGGCTCCTCCGTCGCCCGCGGTCAAGACGGAGGAGGCGTCTGCGGCGGAGGCGGAAGCGGCTCCCATCGTTCCCAGTTCCCCGAAACGGAAAGCCGAGAGCGCGCAGGATCCTCTGGATTCCAACTCGGGCCCTAAAATCCCCACCGGGCCCTTCTTCCCGGTGCTGAGTAAAGACGAGAGAACGACCCTGCAGTGGCCCTCCGAGCTCCTGGAGTTCACCAGAGCCCCGCCGTCGCTGTCCTACAGCTGCAACCCGCTCTACTTCGACTTCAAGCTGTCCCGCAACAAAGGGGCGCGCGGCGGCGGGAAGGCGGCGAAGTCCTCGAAGCCCGGGGAGGAATCCGACGACAAGAGGAGAGAGTCGACGGCCGACGTAGAGAAGACGAGTAAACCGGGCGGCGCCGACAAAGACAAGCCGGCGCCGGCGGGGGGGGAGCCCGGCCAACCggaaggagaggagcagaagcTGGCGACCGgcgccaagaagaagaagaagaagaagaagaagcacaagaagTCCGCAAAGAGCTCGAAGCGCAAAGGAAAAGACAAGGGAGCgaaagaggaggcggagggcgAGACGGAGGCCACGCAGGAGaagccgaagaagaagaagaaacacaaacgGAAGAAGAGCAAAAACAAGGCTCCGGATCCAGAGGAGGCGACGGgtggggagaaggagaaggagaaaccaAAGTCGGAGGATAAAGCCGTCGCCTCCTCTGTTACGCTGGCACCCGCAGGGGGAGGGGCTACGGGAAATGCAGGAGCCGAGTCGAGGAAGAGGAAACGCGCCACGAAGGAAGCGCCTTGCAAGTCCGGAGCGGAGGAAGGAGGCGCCGGGAAAGGCGCCGACAAGGCCGCCTCCTCCGAGGAGCGCGGCGGCTCCAAGCGGCAGAAGACGGACTCCGGCGCCCCTCAGAGcgcctcctgctccacctcggCCCAGAAGAGCCCCGGTCCGGGTCGGCCGCCCAGCAgcgagagcgaggaggagggcggcgccACCGCCCAGCGCTCGCGGCGCCACAGGTCGAGTCCCCGGGAGCCGCGGCGCCGCCGCAGCGAGGAGTCTCGTCGGTCCTGCAGCCGCTCCTCCAGGCGGGAGGAGCGTCGCGGCAGCAGCCACCGGCGCCGCCGCGGAGGCCACGCCTCCCGCAGCCGCTCGTACTCCAGCAGCTCGGagcgctcctcctccgcctaCAGCCGCAGCTACTCGTCCAGCTACAGCGACGACAGCAAggaggggcggcggcggcgccggcgcTCCAAGCGCTCGTCGGACTCCGAGTACGAGCGGCGGGGGAGCCGGGGGCGGCGGCGCTCCGGGAGGCGCCGgtcctcgtcgtcctcctcggaggaggagtcGCGCTCTCGCTCGCGCAGCTACGGCCGCAGGAAGGGgcgccggcggcggcgccgcAGCAGCTCCAGGAGCTCGAGCAGCTGGAGCCGCAGCACCAGCGCCCgatcctggaggcggagctacagccgcagctcctccagctccaccaaGGGCTCCTCTCGCCGGCGGGCCCCGAAGGCCCGGGTGGATGCGGAGGCGCAGCGCCGAGACTTCAACCGCTCGTGCATCTACCGCTCCCAGTCGCCGCGCTCGTCTTCGTCGCGGGGCCCGAGCCGCGGCGCCGGCTCGCAGTCGCTGAGGTTCGGGGGCTCGCGGGACGCCGGCGAGCAGAAAAACAGCCTCACCGCACGCCAGCTGCTGGAGAAGGTCCAGTCAAAGAAAAGATCGGACGATTCCACCGCGGGAACTAAATCCGGGATGAAGATCAAAGACCCGCCGCAGGGGTACTTCGGCCCCAAGCTGCCGCCGGCCCCCGGGAGCCGAGCCGCGCTGCCGCTGTTCGGGAAGCTGCAGGCCGGCAAGAGGCCGATGATCCCGCTCACCAGGCCCGCCGAGGGGGAGCGGTCAGGGGCGGGGAAGTGCGCCGAGCCGGAGGTCATCCTGGTGGAGGCCATCCGGgagttccccccccctcctcctccgccggccCCGCCGGTGCAGAAGGCGGAGGAGGCCCCggcgatggcggcggcggcgccggaggaggagacgccgcGCCCCGCCGCCGAGGCCCAGCCGCTCCCGGAGGCCCAGCCGCCGTTCGACCGGGACCCGTCCGCGATGGCGCCCCAGTACCGAGACGAAGCGGGTCAGGACCCCGCGATGGACTCCCTCGTGACGGAGATGCAGCCGATGCACGCCTACCCGGCGTACCCGCCGCCCGGCATGGAGGAGGACGgcctggaggcggaggagggcggCCTGGCGCCGCTGGAGAGTCAGCCCATCACCTTCACGccggaggagatggagaagtaCAGCAAGCTGCAGCAGGCGGCGCAGCAGCAcatccagcagcagctcatGGCCAAGCAGGTCAAGACGTTTCCCTCGGCCGCCGCCATGCTGCCGGCTCCGCCTCCCCCCACCATGCAGCAGATCCACATCCAGCAGCCCGCCATGACCATGGGCTCCGGCACGTCCCTCACCACCATGCAGCACGCCATCCTGCAGCACCACGCCGCCGCCATGGGACTCCACCCGGGCCACCACCCCCACCCGGCGCACGCCCAGTTGGCCCAGGTGCACCACATTCCCCAGCACCACCTCACCCCcatctccctgtctcctctggGCCACTCCCTAGGCCACTCCCTAGGACACACTCTAGGTCACTCTCTAGGTCactccctgagccactccctaGGTCACTCCCTAGGTCACTCTCTGGGTCACTCGCTCGGACACGCCGGGCTGATTCCCGCCCACCACACGGCCTTCCTCGCCGGTCAGCCTATCCACATCATCCCGGCGTCCGCTCTTCATCACACGCCCTTAGCGCTCCATCATGTTCCTCACGCCCTCTACCCCACACTTTTCGCACAACGTCCCTCGCAGGCCGCGGCGGCGGCCGCTCTCCAGCTCCACCCGCTGCTCCACCCCATCTTCTCGGGGCAGGACCTCCAGCACCCACCCAACCACGGCTCTTGA